A single window of Scylla paramamosain isolate STU-SP2022 chromosome 41, ASM3559412v1, whole genome shotgun sequence DNA harbors:
- the LOC135093064 gene encoding sialin-like: protein MNMDKHTYVQTRLEKKEEEEEEEEEEEVKCLYGDPCAVVVVKGGDGGGGGGDGGGDPFSVTTTATDETKFMKKGWGTRHTVVTLTCAGVILLSMTRYSLSIVIVSMVAHPHAHTPTPISAHDLEVTGEGAAAVGGGGGGTCPAPVNVTTSDLSWNDTNQRFEWDERAQGLILGAYYYGNVLTNILGGRMAERTGSKPVILLGMLLSSLLSLLSPLAASLSTNFFIGVRLCLGFAQGLVMPAVSRCLVVWVPPYKRSKYNTIVFIGSEIGIVLSLSIGGWLCSQTFLGGWPAVFYMFGGAGVVWCVLWGLLIYETPDTHPNIASEEKKYLLAHCVFSKEKLGVPWVKVLRCLPFWAITIMHIGHNWGYYTFVSELPVYLSNMQHFSIKSNGLLSALPYLIKTTFALLFSLLIDRATAKGKLSVLSVRRIAMCVASYLPAAALIGMCFVGCDSVAAVVVMSAAVGVTGSAFCGLFCSHQDIAPHFAGTIYGVTNSLANITGFIAPGVVGMITFENQTVTAWNTVFLMSTLVYVVTCTFYIALISDQVQPFDSPTQRKCLEEEEKGGH from the exons ATGAACATGGATAAACACACCTACGTACAAACACGcctagagaagaaggaagaagaggaggaagaggaagaggaagaagaggtgaagtgCCTGTATGGTGATccctgtgctgtggtggtggtgaagggtggtgatggtggtggtggcggtggtgatggtggtggtgatccgtTTTCTGTGACTACCACCGCCACTGATGAGACTAAATTCATGAAAA AGGGATGGGGCACCAGGCATACAGTCGTGACCTTGACCTGTGCTGGGGTTATTCTACTCTCCATGACCCGCTACAGCCTCTCCATTGTAATAGTCTCCATGGTAGCACACcctcacgcccacacgcccacgcccatcTCTGCCCATGACCTGGAGGTGACGGGAGAGggcgctgctgctgttggtggtggtggtggtggtacgtgCCCCGCCCCTGTGAATGTGACCACCTCCGATTTGAGTTGGAATGATact AACCAACGATTTGAGTGGGACGAGAGGGCACAGGGGCTGATCTTGGGGGCTTACTACTACGGCAACGTCTTGACAAACATCTTAGGGGGGCGCATGGCAGAGAGAACGGGAAGCAAGCCTGTTATCCTCCTAGGCATGCTTCTGTCCTCCCTCTTGTCTCTGCTCTCGCCCCTCGCagcctctctctccacaaactTCTTTATCGGGGTCCGCCTCTGCCTCGGCTTTGcgcag GGACTTGTGATGCCAGCGGTGAGCAGGTGCCTGGTTGTGTGGGTGCCTCCTTACAAGCGAAGCAAATACAACACCATTGTTTttatag GTTCCGAGATCGGcatagtcctctctctctccatcggcGGCTGGCTGTGTTCCCAGACCTTCCTTGGGGGCTGGCCGGCTGTCTTCTACATGTTTGGTGGGgctggcgtggtgtggtgtgtccTCTGGGGCTTACTTATCTACGAGACTCCTGACACACACCCGAACATTGCGTCAGAGGAGAAGAAATACCTCTTGGCGCATTGTGTTTTCAGCaaggaaaag cttGGAGTGCCGTGGGTGAAGGTGCTGAGGTGCCTTCCATTCTGGGCCATCACCATCATGCACATTGGACACAACTGGGGTTACTACACTTTTGTCAGCGAACTCCCTGTTTACCTTTCAAATATGCAGCACTTCAGTATTAAGAGT AATGGCCTGCTGTCTGCGCTTCCCTACCTCATCAAGACAACCTTTGCCCTGCTCTTCAGCCTCCTCATTGACAGAGCCACAGCCAAGGGGAAACTGTCTGTGCTGTCTGTCAGAAGGATAGCAATGTGTGTGG CCTCCTATCTCCCTGCGGCAGCCCTCATCGGCATGTGCTTTGTGGGTTGTGACAGTgtggcagcagtagtggtgatgtcagcagctgtgggggtgactGGATCTGCCTTCTGTGGCCTCTTCTGCTCCCATCAAGACATAGCCCCTCACTTTGCTGGCACCATCTACGGCGTCACCAACAGCTTGGCCAACATCACAGGGTTCATAGCTCCTGGTGTAGTGGGGATGATAACCTTTGAAAAT CAAACAGTAACAGCCTGGAACACGGTTTTCCTCATGTCTACCCTCGTCTACGTGGTCACCTGCACCTTTTACATCGCCCTCATCTCGGATCAGGTGCAGCCCTTCGACTCCCCGACGCAGAGGAagtgcctggaggaggaggagaagggggggcACTGA